The DNA window GCACCTGCTTGAAATTCTCGTCCAGATTCTTGCACACATTTCCATAAATGCAACGCACAATTTTCTCTTCGCGCCCGAGGCGGGCTTTCTTCGGCCAGTCGGGGTCGGCCAGCAGGGCGCGGGCAAAGCCCACAATGTCGGCCTGGCCGCCGGCTAGAATTTCCTCCGCCATCTTCGGCGTGGAAATTTTGCCGGTGGTGACAACCGGCGTTTGATAACCGTGCGCGTTGATGAAGCTCTTGATTCCGGCGGCCAGATAAAGGTTTGCGCCGTCCTGATAAGAAGCGGGCGGCATAGTGCGGTCGCCGGAGTAGCCGGTGTATGGATAAAGCGGCTCGCCTTCTTTACGGATGGCGTCTTCAAATTTGCCGCCCGCCGAAATGCTGATGTAGTCTGCGCCGAGTTGGGCGAAGCGCAAGGCCATATATTTTGAGTCGGCCAACCCGTAGCCGCCTTTGATGCACTCCTCGCCGTCAAACCGGATCCCGATTGCATAATCCGGGCCAGCCTTTTCACGCACCCGGGCTATCACTTCCGATGGAAGCCGCATCCGCGTTTCGAGACTGCGCCCGCCGTAGCCGTCGCGCCGCTTGTTGTGAGCCGAGAGGCACGAGGAGAGGGTGTAGGCGTGAGCCATATGTAGTTCCACTGCATCGTAGCCGGCCTCGCGGGCGCGAGCGGCGGCATCCCCGTAAGCCTGAACGATGGTTTCAAGATCATCACGCGAGAGCATGTCCACCGTCTGCCGCCAGCCGGAGCGGGCGATCTTCAAGAAGTGGATGATCTGCAAGGCCACTTTCGACGGCCCGGCGTCGCGCATCCGCTTGAGCAATTCACGATGGCCGGGAATAAAGTCGTCGTCGCACAGACGCAGAAGCGGCCCGCTCCTCGATTGATGAACGGCGGTGGCCTCCACCACGACCAACCCGGCTTCGCCTTTGGCGAAACGCGCGTAGCGATCCATGATGTCCTGATTCACAAAT is part of the Chloroflexota bacterium genome and encodes:
- a CDS encoding NADH:flavin oxidoreductase; protein product: MTRLLFSPLTLNRLTLPNRILVTAMVTRLSGEDGFVNQDIMDRYARFAKGEAGLVVVEATAVHQSRSGPLLRLCDDDFIPGHRELLKRMRDAGPSKVALQIIHFLKIARSGWRQTVDMLSRDDLETIVQAYGDAAARAREAGYDAVELHMAHAYTLSSCLSAHNKRRDGYGGRSLETRMRLPSEVIARVREKAGPDYAIGIRFDGEECIKGGYGLADSKYMALRFAQLGADYISISAGGKFEDAIRKEGEPLYPYTGYSGDRTMPPASYQDGANLYLAAGIKSFINAHGYQTPVVTTGKISTPKMAEEILAGGQADIVGFARALLADPDWPKKARLGREEKIVRCIYGNVCKNLDENFKQVRCGSLWPREYLHAPEAPGDEEPPAWPEGGAGLAAKLNEGGQVRLTWLPAFDSHGVYGYEIFRAVNEGPFVHLTSSMTASHVDEYALAGNRYSYYVRAYDFAGNRSNNSNVTEIFVEPGFAVPGSRSLKLNGQVEAEQGFVA